From one Humulus lupulus chromosome 8, drHumLupu1.1, whole genome shotgun sequence genomic stretch:
- the LOC133797443 gene encoding homeobox-leucine zipper protein ATHB-12, which yields MFEDQNNIHGEYSYCPTSESIDHSNNINIHDSSFSNSSSTSSSGAGVLVLSSRKKKSRNNKRRFSDEQIKSLESMFESETRLEPRKKLQLASELGLQPRQVAIWFQNKRARWKSKQLERDYSILLSNYKNLASRFDALKKEKQGLALQLQKLNGDLMQSSKDHNLHKDNNEKDSDNGKMKTESESEVKPSLSSLERSEHVLGVLSDDDSSMKAAYNFEQVLEHEEAELLSMNMNLAPEPPAAAADSSLTSPEDWGSLNSETLFDESTSGYQWWDFWS from the exons ATGTTTGAAGACCAAAACAACATTCATGGCGAGTATTCATATTGTCCCACATCGGAGAGCATTGATCACAGCAACAACATTAATATTCACGATAGTAGTTTCTCCAATTCTTCCTCGACTTCATCTTCCGGTGCTGGAGTTCTAGTACTGAGCAGCAGGAAGAAGAAGAGCAGGAACAACAAACGAAGGTTCAGTGATGAACAAATCAAATCTCTCGAGTCAATGTTCGAGTCCGAGACCAGGCTCGAGCCAAGGAAGAAGCTCCAGTTGGCCTCCGAGTTGGGCTTGCAGCCTCGTCAAGTCGCCATATGGTTTCAGAACAAGCGAGCTCGTTGGAAATCAAAGCAACTCGAGCGAGACTACTCTATTTTACTCTCCAATTATAAAAACTTAGCCTCTCGTTTCGATGCTCTCAAGAAAGAAAAACAGGGTTTGGCTCTTCAG TTGCAGAAGCTGAACGGTGATCTGATGCAGAGTTCGAAAGATCATAATTTACATAAAGATAATAATGAAAAGGACTCGGATAATGGAAAGATGAAAACCGAGTCAGAATCGGAAGTGAAGCCGAGTCTGTCATCGTTGGAAAGATCTGAACATGTTCTAGGGGTTCTCTCAGACGATGATAGTAGCATGAAGGCAGCGTATAACTTTGAACAAGTACTAGAACATGAAGAAGCTGAGCTTCTGAGCATGAACATGAACTTGGCGCCGGAGCCACCTGCAGCTGCTGCAGATAGCTCCCTAACATCGCCGGAAGACTGGGGCAGTTTGAACTCAGAGACCCTTTTCGATGAATCTACGAGTGGTTATCAGTGGTGGGACTTTTGGTCTTAA